TGGACAGCGGGCTAAAAACGCCGCCTCACAAACGCCACCGCACAAACGCCACCGCACAAACGCCACCGCACAAACGCCGCCATGCAAACGCCGCCATGCAAACCTGGGAACAGCTAGCCTCCCTGCCCTAGAGACTGGCTACACCAGAGAGGCTTGCCGCTCCGCCCGCACCACCTGCGTTTCGTAGCGTCCGTCCGGATACAGCGTGATTTCTCGAAACCCTGGCTGACGGGTCAAATCAATCGAAAATTCGTCGATATTTGGCGAAAACTGGACACAGGTAGACGGTGTGCCCAAATAGCGCACGCCCTGCCGCATCTGGTCAAATTCCTGGTGAATATGCCCAAACACCACCAGCTTTACCTGGGGATGCTGATCCAGCACCGCAAACAAATCCTCCCGATTTTGCAGCCCGATAGCATCCATCCAGGCGGAACCAACGGCCAGCGGGGGATGGTGCAGCGCCACGAGCGTCGGCAGATGGGCAAACTGGCGCAACTGAGTATCAAGCCAGCGCAGGCTATCGTCGGAGAGCCGCCCAGATACTTCGTTCCACTGGCTGGAATTCAGCAAAATCAGGTTCCAGCCGCCTTGTTGCAGGCACTTTTGGGGCGAGGCGGGAAAGACCGAAAGCACCTGCTCCATCAGGGCGATCGCCTGATCGTGATTTCCGGGTAGCCACAGTGCCGGAACGCCCAGCGGCGAAATCAGACGCAGCAAAACTCGGTAGGATTCCTCAGTTTCATCTTGCGACAAGTCGCCTGTCAGCAGCAGCAAGTCGGGCCGGGGCTGGCGCTGGGCCACCGCCTGAAGCACGGTTTGGAGCGATCGCCCCGT
The Thermoleptolyngbya sichuanensis A183 DNA segment above includes these coding regions:
- the cpdA gene encoding 3',5'-cyclic-AMP phosphodiesterase, with the translated sequence MPSSAGSPSAGLKIVQLTDTHLFADEQGEMKGCQTGRSLQTVLQAVAQRQPRPDLLLLTGDLSQDETEESYRVLLRLISPLGVPALWLPGNHDQAIALMEQVLSVFPASPQKCLQQGGWNLILLNSSQWNEVSGRLSDDSLRWLDTQLRQFAHLPTLVALHHPPLAVGSAWMDAIGLQNREDLFAVLDQHPQVKLVVFGHIHQEFDQMRQGVRYLGTPSTCVQFSPNIDEFSIDLTRQPGFREITLYPDGRYETQVVRAERQASLV